One Cohnella candidum genomic region harbors:
- the rpmA gene encoding 50S ribosomal protein L27: protein MLKLNLQLFASKKGVGSTKNGRDSHSKRLGAKRADGQAVTAGSILVRQRGTKIHPGTNVGIGKDDTLFAKVEGVVKFERWGRDRKKVSVYPADQAPVAAALEV from the coding sequence ATGTTGAAGCTGAATCTTCAGTTGTTCGCCTCGAAAAAAGGCGTAGGCTCGACCAAGAACGGACGCGACAGCCATTCGAAGCGTCTCGGCGCGAAACGCGCGGACGGTCAAGCCGTTACCGCGGGCAGCATCCTCGTTCGCCAGCGCGGCACGAAGATCCACCCGGGTACCAACGTCGGCATCGGCAAGGACGACACGCTGTTCGCGAAAGTGGAAGGCGTCGTGAAGTTCGAGCGTTGGGGACGCGACCGCAAGAAAGTCAGCGTCTATCCCGCCGATCAAGCGCCCGTTGCGGCTGCTCTTGAAGTTTAA
- a CDS encoding FtsW/RodA/SpoVE family cell cycle protein encodes MLNKLKKLDWMMLLILGVMMIFSTLLVRSATHDNPLYLHYDIKTLIYYAIGFVVILFMTLFDYRLLLKTWYVWYAIGLILLLLVFKLAPSINGARSWFELPGGLKFQPAEFMKLFLILAIAKIMGRRQGDPLRMRSDVLVVALTALVPFALVMVQPDLGNAVIYVFITLGMLWIGNVRYSYVMIGLTVVVGGLLLFVTLFNTYNTQIHDYLESHKKVHWYQRINTYIHPEEASADERRQSEYAKIAIGSGGLAGDGYMQGESKKRKFIPYPYSDSIFVVVGEEFGFQGAALLLLLYFLFIYRMIIIAYQSYDLKGSFIIIGIATMMVFQIFENIGMMIGIMPITGITLPFISYGGTSLLLNMACIGLIFSIRAHQEKYEVEA; translated from the coding sequence TTGCTGAACAAACTGAAAAAATTGGACTGGATGATGCTCCTGATCCTCGGCGTCATGATGATTTTCAGCACGCTGCTGGTCCGGAGCGCGACGCACGACAACCCGCTGTATTTGCACTACGACATCAAGACGCTCATCTACTACGCCATCGGTTTCGTGGTTATCCTGTTCATGACCTTGTTCGATTACCGCCTGCTTCTCAAAACCTGGTACGTCTGGTATGCGATCGGGTTGATCCTGCTTCTGTTGGTGTTTAAACTCGCTCCTTCGATCAACGGGGCGCGAAGCTGGTTCGAGCTGCCCGGCGGCCTGAAATTCCAGCCGGCGGAATTCATGAAACTGTTCCTCATTCTCGCCATTGCGAAAATCATGGGACGCCGTCAAGGCGATCCTTTGAGGATGAGGAGCGACGTTCTCGTCGTGGCGCTTACGGCGCTCGTTCCTTTCGCGCTCGTCATGGTGCAGCCCGACCTCGGGAACGCGGTCATCTACGTGTTCATCACGCTCGGCATGTTATGGATCGGGAATGTCCGTTACTCGTACGTCATGATCGGATTGACCGTGGTCGTCGGCGGATTGCTTCTTTTCGTAACGCTGTTCAACACGTATAACACGCAAATCCACGACTACCTGGAATCGCACAAAAAAGTGCACTGGTACCAGCGGATCAACACGTATATCCATCCGGAGGAAGCGTCGGCGGACGAACGGCGGCAGTCCGAGTACGCCAAGATCGCGATCGGCTCCGGCGGGTTGGCCGGGGACGGGTACATGCAGGGCGAATCGAAAAAGCGCAAGTTCATCCCGTATCCGTATTCGGATTCCATTTTCGTCGTCGTCGGCGAGGAATTCGGATTCCAGGGGGCTGCGCTCCTGCTGCTTCTGTACTTCCTCTTCATTTACCGGATGATCATCATCGCTTACCAGTCGTATGATCTGAAAGGCTCGTTCATCATTATCGGGATCGCGACCATGATGGTGTTCCAGATTTTCGAGAACATCGGCATGATGATCGGGATCATGCCCATCACGGGGATTACGCTCCCGTTCATCAGCTACGGCGGCACCTCTCTGCTGCTCAACATGGCTTGCATCGGTTTGATTTTCAGCATTCGGGCCCATCAGGAAAAATACGAAGTGGAAGCCTGA
- a CDS encoding ribosomal-processing cysteine protease Prp produces MIKVTIERGEAGRIRRFSVSGHAGYDDPGKDIVCAGVSAVTVGAVNAVEKLTGLVPKAKVQNGWLSAETPYGGDPELDGRVQLLLEGMVVSLETIADEYGTYVQIQEVIM; encoded by the coding sequence ATGATTAAGGTCACGATCGAACGCGGTGAAGCGGGCCGGATCCGGAGGTTTTCCGTTTCGGGTCATGCGGGGTATGACGATCCCGGCAAAGACATCGTCTGCGCGGGCGTTTCGGCGGTTACCGTCGGAGCCGTCAACGCGGTCGAGAAGCTGACGGGACTCGTTCCGAAGGCAAAGGTGCAGAACGGTTGGCTCAGCGCGGAAACGCCATACGGCGGTGATCCGGAGCTGGACGGGCGGGTGCAGCTGCTGCTGGAAGGAATGGTCGTCTCGCTGGAAACCATTGCGGATGAGTACGGAACGTACGTGCAAATACAAGAAGTCATCATGTAA
- a CDS encoding M23 family metallopeptidase, translating into MEIRDNVRRRRRERIVQLIGQRPAGENGAGDLHAADSPAAFESTDMAERPRKTNIQELFPHADTSQPSSRPGREDALFPPVPERTVQPQPHTDGHELDPEKWWKEQQKRRDQAGPSWRGVGGLSPTSMPPHSSGSDKTYLSRLASGFAVRLAAAAVLFGGAWVWFHSDLPGSEAARSWTADAVTRDMDFQAVEVWYEQTFGGSPSFLPMFRAKGESQAVFGGWKKSEALLPTDGRLVQTFAQDGSGVRIAAPGGEPVNAVYSGRVLQVAKEDDGKATVLVQHAGRIVTIYGNLEKPAVQPNDWVEAGQKLGVIPAPLDKGGESLLYFAVKQNGKTVDPAEVVPFD; encoded by the coding sequence ATGGAGATCCGCGACAACGTCCGCCGCAGAAGGCGGGAGCGCATCGTTCAACTGATCGGACAGCGTCCGGCAGGGGAGAACGGGGCCGGGGACCTGCACGCGGCGGATTCACCTGCGGCCTTCGAATCCACGGACATGGCCGAGCGGCCTCGGAAAACCAATATTCAGGAATTGTTCCCGCACGCCGACACCAGCCAGCCATCGTCCCGCCCCGGCCGGGAGGACGCCCTGTTTCCCCCAGTCCCGGAGAGAACCGTACAACCGCAGCCTCACACAGACGGACACGAGCTTGATCCGGAGAAATGGTGGAAGGAGCAGCAGAAGCGAAGGGACCAAGCCGGGCCTTCTTGGCGAGGCGTCGGCGGACTGTCCCCGACGTCAATGCCTCCGCACTCCTCGGGGTCGGACAAAACCTACTTGTCCCGGCTGGCGTCCGGCTTCGCGGTTCGGCTTGCCGCGGCAGCCGTGCTGTTCGGCGGGGCCTGGGTTTGGTTCCATTCCGATCTGCCCGGCAGCGAAGCGGCACGCTCTTGGACGGCGGACGCGGTGACCCGCGACATGGACTTCCAGGCGGTAGAGGTTTGGTACGAGCAAACTTTCGGCGGTTCTCCGTCTTTCCTTCCGATGTTCCGCGCCAAAGGGGAATCGCAGGCCGTGTTCGGGGGCTGGAAGAAAAGCGAGGCGCTGCTGCCGACGGACGGCCGCTTGGTCCAAACGTTCGCCCAGGACGGGAGCGGGGTACGGATCGCCGCGCCCGGCGGAGAGCCGGTGAACGCCGTGTACTCCGGAAGGGTGCTGCAAGTCGCCAAAGAGGACGACGGAAAGGCGACGGTGCTCGTTCAGCACGCAGGCCGGATCGTCACCATATACGGAAACCTGGAAAAGCCGGCCGTGCAGCCGAACGATTGGGTGGAAGCGGGACAGAAGCTCGGCGTCATCCCGGCGCCGCTCGATAAAGGCGGGGAGAGCCTGCTGTATTTCGCGGTGAAGCAAAACGGCAAAACCGTGGATCCCGCGGAAGTGGTGCCGTTTGATTAA
- a CDS encoding Rne/Rng family ribonuclease translates to MKQLYVHHAGNLTQMALLENGRLTELSVEKSERDSLVGNLYKGRVVNVLPGMQAAFVDIGLPKNAFLYVDDALHHHLEKQPKDKPSISELLSPGDELLVQIMKEPLGGKGARVTTHFTLPGRWLVYMPHADYVGISKKIESESERSRLRTLAEELRSSGEGIILRTNAEGVSRDALAADLDELRRSWRDAERRGAEWSAPAELHRDSGLIRRMVRDIVTPDTEELIFDDRASLEEARAYLRQAAPGLENRLRLYGEAAPPLFERYGIKEQADKAFQPQVRLESGGYLVWDHTEALTVVDVNTGKFTGSVDLEETVFRTNLEAAEEIARLLRLRDLGGIIIVDFIDMETDEHRQQVVARLEATIRRDRTKCQVVGWTRLGLLEITRKKARESVSSYFLETCPTCKGRGKITAR, encoded by the coding sequence ATGAAGCAGCTGTATGTCCATCACGCGGGAAACCTGACGCAAATGGCCCTGCTCGAAAACGGCCGGCTCACCGAGCTGAGCGTGGAGAAGTCGGAACGGGATTCCCTCGTCGGCAATTTGTACAAGGGCCGGGTGGTCAACGTGCTGCCCGGCATGCAGGCGGCGTTCGTCGACATCGGCTTGCCCAAGAACGCCTTCCTGTACGTGGATGACGCGCTGCACCACCATTTGGAGAAGCAGCCGAAGGACAAGCCTTCCATTTCGGAACTGTTGTCGCCGGGAGACGAATTGCTCGTTCAGATCATGAAGGAACCGCTCGGCGGCAAGGGCGCGCGCGTCACGACCCATTTCACGCTGCCGGGGCGCTGGCTCGTCTACATGCCGCATGCCGATTACGTCGGCATTTCCAAGAAAATCGAATCCGAATCGGAAAGGAGCCGGCTGCGTACGTTGGCGGAAGAGCTCCGTTCATCCGGCGAGGGGATCATCCTGAGGACGAACGCCGAAGGGGTGAGCCGGGATGCGCTGGCCGCGGACTTGGACGAACTGCGGAGAAGCTGGCGGGACGCGGAACGCCGGGGTGCCGAATGGTCGGCGCCGGCCGAGCTGCACCGGGATTCCGGTTTGATCCGCCGCATGGTGAGGGATATCGTCACGCCCGATACCGAAGAGCTCATTTTCGACGATCGGGCTTCTTTGGAGGAAGCGAGGGCGTATTTGCGCCAGGCGGCTCCGGGTCTCGAAAACCGGCTGCGCCTGTACGGCGAGGCGGCGCCGCCCTTGTTCGAGCGGTACGGAATCAAGGAGCAGGCGGACAAAGCTTTCCAGCCGCAAGTGCGGCTCGAAAGCGGCGGTTATCTCGTTTGGGACCATACGGAAGCCCTCACCGTCGTCGACGTGAACACGGGCAAATTCACCGGCTCGGTCGACCTCGAGGAGACGGTGTTCCGGACGAACCTGGAGGCGGCGGAAGAAATCGCCAGGCTGCTCCGCCTGCGGGATCTCGGCGGCATCATTATCGTGGATTTCATCGATATGGAAACCGATGAGCATCGGCAGCAAGTCGTGGCCAGGCTGGAAGCGACGATTCGCCGCGACCGCACCAAATGCCAGGTCGTCGGCTGGACGAGGCTCGGGCTTCTGGAGATCACGCGCAAGAAAGCCCGGGAGAGCGTATCGAGCTATTTTCTCGAAACGTGTCCGACTTGCAAAGGGAGAGGCAAAATCACCGCCCGTTAA
- the rplU gene encoding 50S ribosomal protein L21: MYAIIETGGKQYKVQAGDVIFVEKLSANEGDSITFDRVLAVSGDNGLNAGSPLVAGATVTGKVEKHVKGEKVIVYKYKPKKNYHRKQGHRQPYTKVTIEAIKA, translated from the coding sequence ATGTACGCGATTATCGAAACCGGCGGCAAGCAATACAAGGTTCAAGCAGGCGACGTCATCTTCGTGGAGAAACTGTCCGCGAACGAAGGCGACAGCATCACGTTTGACCGCGTGTTGGCCGTATCCGGAGACAACGGCCTGAACGCCGGCAGCCCGCTCGTAGCAGGCGCCACGGTAACGGGCAAAGTCGAGAAGCATGTCAAAGGCGAGAAAGTCATCGTCTACAAGTACAAGCCGAAGAAGAACTACCATCGCAAGCAAGGCCATCGCCAGCCGTACACGAAAGTGACGATCGAAGCCATCAAGGCGTAA
- a CDS encoding site-2 protease family protein, which translates to MIKWRGIEFRLHPLFVLVMLASVATGRFLELAVLFTIVLLHELGHVAAAMGFGWTVTEVKLLPFGGVAEVEEAGAMPVREEVWVAIAGPLQNVWMAVAGWGMWQAGWIDGGWAEEFVRANLLICCFNLLPILPLDGGKLFQAWLSLFVPYHRTLVWCARISLAFSALLVLAAFAPLLFGGLLQLNLLAIGLFLCFSNWSHMRNVPFVFLRFLMHRARRSERHFDAGALARPIVIAETRPVSAALRLFMKEGYHLVYIMKQGRVAKVVPEGIVIDGILSRLTPGNADFRYFM; encoded by the coding sequence TTGATTAAATGGCGAGGCATCGAGTTTCGGCTTCATCCGCTGTTCGTGCTGGTCATGTTGGCCTCGGTGGCGACGGGCCGCTTTTTGGAGCTCGCCGTTCTGTTCACGATCGTGCTTCTTCATGAATTGGGACACGTGGCCGCCGCGATGGGATTCGGCTGGACGGTTACGGAAGTGAAGCTGCTTCCGTTCGGGGGCGTCGCCGAGGTAGAGGAAGCCGGGGCGATGCCGGTTCGCGAAGAGGTGTGGGTGGCGATTGCCGGCCCCCTCCAGAACGTATGGATGGCGGTTGCCGGCTGGGGCATGTGGCAGGCCGGATGGATCGACGGGGGGTGGGCGGAGGAATTCGTGCGTGCCAACCTCCTGATATGCTGTTTCAACCTCCTGCCCATTTTGCCCCTGGACGGCGGCAAGCTGTTCCAAGCGTGGTTGAGTCTCTTCGTCCCCTACCACCGGACGCTGGTTTGGTGCGCCAGAATCAGCCTCGCGTTCAGCGCGCTGCTGGTTCTGGCCGCGTTCGCCCCACTTCTGTTCGGCGGCTTGCTTCAATTGAACTTGCTTGCGATCGGCCTTTTTTTATGTTTTTCGAATTGGAGCCATATGCGCAACGTACCGTTCGTTTTCCTGCGGTTCCTGATGCACAGGGCACGCAGGTCGGAACGCCATTTCGACGCGGGCGCGCTCGCGAGGCCGATCGTGATCGCGGAAACCCGGCCGGTTTCCGCCGCGCTGCGCTTGTTCATGAAGGAGGGCTACCATCTCGTCTATATCATGAAACAGGGACGCGTCGCCAAGGTCGTGCCGGAGGGCATCGTCATCGACGGGATCTTGAGCCGATTGACGCCGGGGAATGCGGATTTCCGCTATTTCATGTAA